One Saccharopolyspora erythraea NRRL 2338 genomic region harbors:
- a CDS encoding L-serine ammonia-lyase: protein MAISVFDLFSVGIGPSSSHTVGPMRAAAMFVARLRAAGRLSEVSRVKAELFGSLGATGHGHGSPKAVLLGLEGHAPESVDPAAVAPRVTEIGETGRLRLDGVRDIAFSVDRDLVMHRRRSLPVHPNGMRFTAWDGSGAEVESSVFYSVGGGFVVDDEATGADRIKPDATEVAWPFTTGEQLLARTAESGLSISGVMLANELAWRGEDAVRKELLHIWDVMAECVANGCANSGELPGGLRVRRRAAALASSLTAADDPMEWVTLFALAVNEENAAGGRVVTAPTNGAAGIVPAVLHYYTRFVPGADEDGVVRFLLAAGAIGVLFKENASISGAEVGCQGEVGSACSMAAAGLAEVLGGTPAQVENAAEIAMEHNLGLTCDPIGGLVQIPCIERNAVASVKAITAARMALRGDGAHFVSLDKVIKTMRETGRDMKVKYKETARGGLAVNVIEC from the coding sequence ATGGCGATCAGCGTCTTCGACCTTTTCTCGGTGGGGATCGGACCGTCGAGCTCGCACACGGTGGGACCGATGCGGGCTGCGGCGATGTTCGTGGCTCGGTTGCGCGCCGCGGGCCGGTTGTCCGAGGTGAGCCGGGTCAAGGCCGAGTTGTTCGGGTCGTTGGGTGCCACGGGGCACGGTCATGGCAGTCCGAAGGCGGTGCTGCTGGGGCTGGAGGGCCATGCGCCGGAGTCGGTGGACCCGGCGGCGGTGGCGCCGCGGGTGACCGAGATCGGCGAGACGGGCCGGTTGCGGTTGGACGGGGTGCGTGACATCGCGTTCTCGGTGGACCGCGATCTGGTGATGCATCGCCGCAGGTCGTTGCCGGTGCACCCGAACGGGATGCGGTTCACCGCGTGGGACGGCTCGGGTGCCGAGGTGGAGTCGTCGGTGTTCTATTCGGTCGGTGGCGGGTTCGTGGTGGACGACGAGGCCACGGGCGCGGACCGGATCAAGCCGGATGCCACCGAGGTGGCGTGGCCGTTCACCACCGGTGAGCAGCTGCTGGCGCGCACCGCGGAGTCGGGGCTGTCGATCAGCGGGGTGATGCTGGCCAACGAGCTCGCGTGGCGCGGCGAGGACGCGGTGCGCAAGGAGTTGCTGCACATCTGGGACGTGATGGCCGAGTGCGTGGCCAACGGGTGCGCCAACTCCGGTGAGCTGCCGGGCGGTCTGCGGGTGCGGCGCCGGGCTGCGGCGTTGGCGTCGAGTCTGACGGCTGCCGATGACCCGATGGAATGGGTCACGCTGTTCGCGCTGGCGGTCAACGAGGAGAACGCCGCGGGTGGCCGGGTGGTCACGGCGCCGACCAACGGCGCGGCGGGGATCGTGCCCGCGGTGCTGCACTACTACACGCGGTTCGTGCCGGGTGCCGACGAGGACGGCGTGGTGCGGTTCTTGCTGGCGGCGGGCGCGATCGGGGTGCTGTTCAAGGAGAACGCGTCGATCTCGGGTGCCGAGGTGGGCTGCCAGGGCGAGGTCGGGTCGGCGTGTTCGATGGCCGCCGCGGGCCTGGCCGAGGTGCTGGGCGGCACGCCCGCGCAGGTGGAGAACGCGGCGGAGATCGCGATGGAGCACAACCTGGGCCTGACGTGTGATCCCATCGGTGGGTTGGTGCAGATCCCGTGCATCGAGCGCAATGCGGTGGCGTCGGTGAAGGCGATCACGGCGGCGCGGATGGCGTTGCGGGGTGACGGTGCGCATTTCGTGTCGCTGGACAAGGTGATCAAGACGATGCGGGAGACCGGGCGGGACATGAAGGTGAAGTACAAGGAGACCGCTCGGGGCGGCCTGGCCGTCAACGTCATCGAGTGCTGA
- a CDS encoding helix-turn-helix domain-containing protein → MLDIRAVIERVGPTLLRTVILPGSTDCVGDVVIAEPDQSPTVAEGDLVLGVAVGDRDAAVRLSRECGAQGAAAVLLKPPLCADPAVIAAAEETGLALVEVRPGTAWAQLVWLIRAALAGTAVEDTDTRSPGLGDLFKLADAVADVVDAPVTIEDAHSQVLAYSARQDLTDPARVSTIMGRKQPDDVLAKFRARGTFRQLSKGSSAIFVPGQQDGTLPRLVVPIRMGGELLGSMWAVVPGEVSVERSTAFADTAPLVALQLLRWRAVADAERQRSADQVRQLLEGGDRWRVAASELGVSHDPHRVAAIEVSTSAEEAEGHRLAMWEWITRGVGRRPLVTEVGNVLYALVPDRPGPGGWPVLRDALTAAEGQAKPLVAVGTAVGVADLHRSRSEADELLALLRAGQVPDRLAVYEDLWHLLVLNRMAGAATDAGVASLGPLPLLREHDRSQGTEYLNTLHAWLRHPGDPRTASHDLRVHPNTFRYRMKRITQLVDVDLDDPDVRSALLVQLLAARWARQR, encoded by the coding sequence ATGCTGGACATCCGGGCGGTGATCGAGCGGGTCGGGCCGACGCTGTTGCGAACCGTGATCCTGCCCGGTTCCACCGACTGCGTCGGCGACGTCGTGATCGCCGAACCCGACCAGTCGCCGACGGTCGCCGAAGGCGACCTGGTGCTCGGCGTGGCCGTCGGCGACCGCGACGCGGCCGTGCGCTTGTCACGCGAGTGCGGCGCGCAGGGCGCGGCGGCGGTGCTGCTCAAGCCGCCGCTGTGCGCGGACCCGGCCGTCATCGCCGCCGCGGAGGAGACCGGCCTCGCGCTGGTGGAGGTGCGGCCGGGCACGGCCTGGGCGCAGCTCGTGTGGCTGATCAGGGCCGCGCTGGCCGGCACGGCGGTGGAGGACACCGACACCCGCAGCCCAGGGCTGGGCGACCTGTTCAAGCTGGCCGACGCGGTGGCCGACGTGGTCGACGCCCCGGTGACCATCGAGGACGCGCACTCCCAGGTGCTGGCGTACTCGGCGCGCCAGGACCTGACCGACCCGGCCCGGGTGTCGACGATCATGGGCCGCAAGCAGCCCGACGACGTGCTCGCCAAGTTCCGCGCGCGCGGCACGTTCCGGCAGCTCAGCAAGGGCAGCTCGGCGATCTTCGTGCCCGGCCAGCAGGACGGCACGCTGCCCAGGCTGGTGGTGCCGATCCGGATGGGCGGCGAGCTGCTGGGGTCGATGTGGGCGGTGGTGCCCGGCGAGGTGTCCGTGGAGCGCTCGACGGCCTTCGCCGACACCGCCCCGCTGGTCGCGCTGCAACTGCTGCGCTGGCGGGCCGTCGCCGACGCCGAGCGGCAGCGCTCGGCCGACCAGGTGCGGCAGTTGCTGGAGGGCGGTGACCGCTGGCGCGTCGCCGCGAGCGAGCTGGGGGTCTCGCACGACCCGCACCGGGTGGCCGCGATCGAGGTCAGCACCTCGGCCGAGGAGGCGGAGGGGCACCGGCTGGCGATGTGGGAGTGGATCACCCGCGGCGTCGGGCGCAGGCCGCTGGTGACCGAGGTCGGCAACGTCCTCTACGCGCTCGTGCCCGACCGGCCGGGGCCCGGCGGCTGGCCGGTGCTGCGCGACGCGCTGACCGCGGCCGAAGGCCAGGCGAAACCGCTGGTGGCGGTGGGTACGGCGGTCGGCGTCGCGGACCTGCACCGGTCGCGGTCGGAGGCCGACGAGCTGCTCGCCCTGCTGCGCGCGGGGCAGGTGCCCGACCGGCTCGCGGTGTACGAGGACCTCTGGCACCTGCTGGTGCTCAACCGGATGGCCGGCGCCGCCACCGACGCCGGGGTCGCCTCGCTGGGCCCCCTGCCGTTGTTGCGCGAGCACGACCGCTCGCAGGGCACCGAGTACCTGAACACGCTGCACGCCTGGCTGCGCCACCCCGGCGACCCGCGCACGGCCAGCCACGACCTGCGCGTGCACCCGAACACCTTCCGTTACCGGATGAAGCGGATCACCCAGCTCGTCGACGTCGACCTGGACGACCCCGACGTCCGGTCCGCCCTGCTCGTGCAGCTGCTCGCCGCTCGGTGGGCCCGCCAGCGCTAG
- a CDS encoding subtilase-type protease inhibitor produces the protein MTATRLIGHIASAALLTTAAALVPLAAGAATMPEVAASSLNLTVTGQPGTAQFRSAVLTCEPTGGTHPNAPAACENLTGVNGDFQELTKEPAPAMCTLDLKQVTLRATGTWRGKPVNFEREFANVCVAKSHTGEVFSF, from the coding sequence ATGACCGCAACCCGGCTGATCGGCCACATCGCGTCGGCGGCTCTGCTGACCACCGCAGCCGCCCTCGTCCCGTTGGCGGCGGGTGCCGCCACGATGCCGGAGGTGGCCGCCAGCAGCCTCAACCTCACGGTCACCGGGCAGCCCGGTACCGCGCAGTTCCGCTCCGCCGTGCTCACCTGCGAGCCGACCGGTGGCACCCACCCGAACGCACCCGCCGCCTGCGAGAACCTCACCGGCGTCAACGGTGACTTCCAGGAGCTGACCAAGGAGCCGGCGCCCGCGATGTGCACGCTGGACCTCAAGCAGGTCACGCTCCGCGCGACCGGCACCTGGCGGGGCAAGCCGGTGAACTTCGAGCGCGAGTTCGCCAACGTCTGCGTGGCCAAGTCGCACACCGGCGAGGTGTTCTCGTTCTAG
- a CDS encoding YidH family protein yields MPAEGPDERRGPWDPGLQNERTTLAWLRTILSFAVGLLVLLRLIAHNSLAAAIACAVFTLPLCAGIALVTWRRHRRTERSLHAEAPLPDGILPAAVAVLAVLGGCTGLVYVLTT; encoded by the coding sequence ATGCCCGCTGAAGGCCCGGACGAACGTCGCGGCCCATGGGACCCCGGCCTCCAGAACGAGCGCACGACGCTGGCCTGGCTGCGCACGATCCTGTCGTTCGCCGTCGGGCTGCTGGTGCTGCTGCGGCTCATCGCCCACAACAGCCTCGCCGCCGCCATCGCCTGCGCCGTGTTCACGCTGCCGCTCTGCGCCGGCATCGCCCTGGTCACCTGGCGCCGGCACCGCCGGACTGAACGCAGCCTGCACGCCGAGGCCCCGCTGCCGGACGGCATCCTGCCGGCGGCGGTGGCCGTGCTCGCCGTCCTCGGCGGCTGCACGGGCCTGGTGTACGTGCTCACGACCTGA
- a CDS encoding MerR family transcriptional regulator → MLRTADEELTIDELAARAGVTVRTVRFYSSRGLLPPPRLRGRLGLYGGDHLARLDLIRDLQALGFTLSAIERHLERIPADATPEDLALQRALLAPWTRDQSEDLDRHELNQRAGRHLDDELIEQLVALGVLERLPEDPDRLRLPSTAMLGVGLQILDLGLPLEMLVQAKGIVEQHTTQIAVELRELFAANVLRPYVERGRPEQERERVRAATDQLRPLTIQVLVNGFQRAVNDVIRDHV, encoded by the coding sequence ATGCTCCGAACCGCCGACGAAGAGCTCACCATCGACGAGCTGGCCGCACGGGCCGGCGTCACCGTGCGCACCGTGCGGTTCTACTCCTCCCGCGGCCTGCTCCCGCCACCGCGCCTGCGCGGCAGGCTCGGCCTCTACGGCGGCGACCACCTGGCCCGCCTCGACCTGATCCGCGACCTGCAGGCGCTGGGCTTCACCCTCTCGGCGATCGAACGGCACCTCGAGCGCATCCCCGCCGACGCCACCCCCGAGGACCTCGCCCTGCAACGGGCGCTGCTCGCGCCGTGGACCCGCGACCAGAGCGAGGACCTGGACCGCCACGAGCTCAACCAGCGCGCCGGACGGCACCTCGACGACGAGCTGATCGAGCAGCTCGTCGCGCTCGGCGTCCTCGAGCGCCTCCCCGAGGACCCCGACCGGCTGCGGCTGCCCAGCACCGCCATGCTCGGCGTCGGTCTGCAGATCCTCGACCTCGGCCTGCCGCTGGAGATGCTGGTGCAGGCCAAGGGGATCGTCGAGCAGCACACCACGCAGATCGCCGTCGAGCTGCGGGAGCTGTTCGCCGCCAACGTGCTGCGCCCCTACGTCGAGCGCGGACGTCCCGAGCAGGAGCGCGAACGGGTCCGCGCCGCGACCGACCAGCTGCGGCCGCTGACGATCCAGGTGCTGGTCAACGGATTCCAGCGCGCGGTCAACGACGTCATCCGCGACCACGTCTGA
- a CDS encoding AMP-binding protein: protein MGLSQSWAATALETTIPSLFSRNADEHPEHPALTDHRGGGTRTWTWGQAGTEVETIAAGLCALGLQRGQTMLTMMSNRAEHWLADVAATHLGAVPATVRGNHAGDHVLYLARHSRARVVVVEGADQVGRWSSALREPTAIEHVVVLDRAAVPSGDPRFLTWEALLSHGRRLLAEDRAIVARHRESLTPDRPATILYTTERAREHECVVLTHRNVGYAAAALEHITGIPRHANTICYRPLTDAADRMLGMYSAIHGASHVHLCADAAHAATALPELRPAAFFGAPRVWAELAADAESVAPHRPATAQARQRLRARLGLGDVVWASSGPAPLEPGVLDLFASLGVDIRQSWGTAETSGFATANHAGASRPGTAGRGMPGVEVRIADDGEILVRGPVVCPGHLQPDGVIKPATDAEGWLRTGDAGSLDDDGFLVVTHRANPG from the coding sequence ATGGGCTTGTCGCAGTCCTGGGCCGCCACCGCTCTCGAAACGACGATCCCGTCCCTTTTCTCCCGCAATGCCGACGAACATCCGGAACATCCCGCGCTGACCGACCACCGCGGCGGTGGCACGCGCACCTGGACCTGGGGCCAGGCAGGCACCGAGGTCGAGACAATCGCGGCCGGGCTCTGCGCGCTGGGCCTGCAACGCGGTCAGACCATGCTGACCATGATGTCCAACCGCGCCGAGCACTGGCTGGCCGACGTGGCCGCGACGCACCTCGGCGCGGTGCCCGCCACCGTCCGCGGGAACCACGCCGGCGACCACGTGCTGTACCTGGCCAGGCACAGCAGGGCCCGGGTCGTCGTCGTGGAGGGCGCCGACCAGGTGGGGCGGTGGTCGTCGGCGCTGCGCGAGCCGACGGCGATCGAGCACGTCGTGGTCCTGGACCGCGCGGCGGTTCCCTCCGGCGACCCCCGGTTCCTCACCTGGGAAGCGCTGCTGTCGCACGGACGGCGGCTGCTGGCCGAGGACCGCGCGATCGTGGCCCGGCACCGGGAGTCGCTCACCCCGGACCGGCCCGCCACGATCCTCTACACCACCGAGCGCGCCCGCGAGCACGAGTGCGTAGTGCTGACCCACCGCAACGTCGGCTACGCCGCCGCGGCGCTGGAGCACATCACCGGAATTCCCCGGCATGCCAACACGATCTGCTACCGGCCGCTGACCGACGCAGCCGACCGGATGCTCGGCATGTACTCGGCCATCCACGGCGCCTCGCACGTGCACCTGTGCGCCGACGCCGCGCACGCCGCCACCGCGCTGCCGGAACTGCGGCCCGCGGCGTTCTTCGGCGCGCCGCGGGTGTGGGCGGAACTGGCCGCGGACGCGGAGTCGGTCGCGCCGCACCGACCGGCCACCGCCCAGGCGCGGCAACGGCTCCGCGCCCGACTCGGACTCGGCGACGTCGTCTGGGCCTCCAGCGGCCCGGCCCCGCTGGAGCCCGGGGTGCTGGATCTGTTCGCTTCGCTGGGCGTCGACATCCGCCAGAGCTGGGGCACCGCCGAGACCAGCGGCTTCGCCACCGCCAACCACGCGGGCGCCTCCCGGCCCGGCACGGCAGGACGAGGCATGCCCGGCGTGGAGGTCCGCATCGCCGACGACGGCGAGATCCTGGTGCGCGGCCCGGTCGTCTGCCCCGGCCACCTCCAGCCCGACGGCGTGATCAAGCCGGCGACCGACGCCGAGGGCTGGCTGCGCACCGGCGACGCGGGCAGCCTCGACGACGACGGTTTCCTGGTGGTGACCCACCGGGCCAACCCGGGCTGA
- a CDS encoding MFS transporter: MAVEPRSATPSGAEVRRAAFASAVGNTIELYDFLIYGTAAAVVFNKLFFAASDPWVGVLLAFATFGAGFLARPLGAAVIGHFGDRLGRKLMLVITLSVTGVCTAAIGLLPTYEQVGVWAPLALVVLRVVQGFFLGGEQGGAVLMAVEHAPPNRHGWYGGWTFIGSPTGLFLATGAFSAATAISGDQFLTWGWRVPFLLSLVLVGVGLYVRLRLAESPEFARIREHGQRARLPITDAFATSWRQILLSAGVNLGFNTFIFILATFLLSYGIEALGVSRQLMLTGSLAGSAAQILGILVFAHLSDVLGRTRVMLGGGIFLALYAFPMFWLLDTRSPALIVLAMVLGYAGSAAVFGPMAAFCAELFDTRVRYTGVSLGYQSGSVLGGGLSPFVATALLGAAGGASWPIAAYLVAGSLVTVLCLALTGDPRRFARESAPSARSAD, from the coding sequence ATGGCAGTCGAACCGAGGAGCGCTACCCCGTCGGGCGCCGAGGTGCGCAGGGCGGCGTTCGCCAGCGCGGTCGGCAACACGATCGAGCTGTACGACTTCCTCATCTACGGCACGGCCGCCGCCGTGGTGTTCAACAAGCTGTTCTTCGCGGCGAGCGATCCCTGGGTCGGCGTGCTGCTGGCGTTCGCGACCTTCGGCGCGGGGTTCCTGGCCCGCCCGCTGGGAGCCGCGGTCATCGGCCACTTCGGCGACCGGCTCGGCCGCAAGCTGATGCTGGTGATCACGCTCAGCGTCACCGGGGTGTGCACCGCGGCGATCGGCCTGCTGCCGACCTACGAGCAGGTCGGCGTGTGGGCTCCGCTCGCGCTGGTGGTGCTGCGGGTGGTCCAGGGCTTCTTCCTCGGCGGCGAGCAGGGCGGCGCGGTGCTGATGGCCGTGGAGCACGCGCCGCCGAACCGGCACGGCTGGTACGGCGGCTGGACCTTCATCGGTTCCCCGACCGGGCTGTTCCTGGCGACCGGGGCGTTCTCGGCGGCCACCGCGATCTCCGGCGACCAGTTCCTCACCTGGGGCTGGCGGGTGCCGTTCCTGCTGAGCCTGGTGCTGGTCGGGGTCGGCCTCTACGTGCGGCTGCGGCTGGCGGAGTCGCCGGAGTTCGCCCGCATCCGCGAGCACGGGCAGCGTGCGCGGCTGCCCATCACCGACGCGTTCGCGACCTCCTGGCGCCAGATCCTGCTCTCGGCGGGGGTGAACCTCGGGTTCAACACCTTCATCTTCATCCTGGCGACTTTCCTGCTCTCCTACGGCATCGAGGCCCTGGGGGTGTCCAGGCAGCTGATGCTGACGGGCAGCCTCGCCGGTTCGGCCGCGCAGATCCTCGGGATCCTGGTCTTCGCACACCTCTCCGACGTCCTGGGGCGCACCAGGGTGATGCTGGGCGGCGGCATCTTCCTGGCCCTCTACGCGTTCCCGATGTTCTGGCTGCTCGACACCCGCTCGCCCGCGCTGATCGTGCTGGCGATGGTGCTCGGCTACGCGGGTTCGGCGGCGGTTTTCGGCCCCATGGCGGCGTTCTGCGCGGAGCTGTTCGACACCAGGGTCCGGTACACGGGGGTGTCGCTGGGTTACCAGAGCGGTTCGGTGCTCGGCGGCGGGCTCTCGCCGTTCGTGGCCACCGCGCTGCTGGGCGCGGCGGGCGGTGCGTCGTGGCCGATCGCGGCGTACCTGGTGGCCGGTTCGCTGGTCACCGTGCTCTGCCTGGCGCTGACCGGGGACCCGCGGCGGTTCGCCCGCGAGTCCGCTCCGTCCGCGCGGAGCGCGGATTAG
- a CDS encoding CaiB/BaiF CoA transferase family protein, translating into MAGTGNSGPLAGVRVVELAGLGPAPFCAMLLADLGADVVLVDRPGAGARVDRPDGSDQTDLLNRGKRSIAVDLKHERGAAAVLALAERADVLLEGLRPGVAERLGVGPRQCWEVNPRLVYGRMTGWGQDGPLAPTAGHDIGYIALTGMLHAIGRAGGPPQVPLNLLGDFGGGSMYLAVGVLAALLEARGSGRGQVVDASIVDGAAHLGTMIHGMRAAGGWSTTRGTNLLDTGAPFYDVYETADGEHMAVGALEPKFYAELVRRLGAEDLPDRDDPANWAELRRRFAEIFARRTRAEWTEVFEGSDACVAPVLSMAEAPRHPHVAARGTLVEREGVLQPAPAPRFSRTPNPAPRAVPAAGADAAAVLDQWQVAGAAELLDSGAIARKEA; encoded by the coding sequence GTGGCAGGCACAGGCAACAGCGGGCCGCTGGCGGGCGTGCGGGTCGTGGAGCTGGCGGGGCTGGGGCCCGCGCCGTTCTGCGCGATGCTGCTCGCCGACCTCGGGGCCGACGTCGTGCTCGTGGACCGCCCGGGGGCGGGCGCGCGGGTGGACCGCCCGGATGGCTCGGACCAGACCGACCTGCTCAACCGCGGCAAGCGGTCGATCGCGGTGGACCTCAAGCACGAGCGCGGCGCGGCGGCGGTGCTCGCGCTCGCCGAGCGCGCGGACGTCCTGCTCGAAGGCCTGCGTCCCGGCGTCGCCGAACGGCTCGGCGTCGGTCCGCGGCAGTGCTGGGAGGTCAACCCGCGGCTGGTCTACGGCCGGATGACCGGCTGGGGGCAGGACGGGCCGCTCGCGCCGACGGCCGGGCACGACATCGGCTACATCGCGCTGACCGGCATGCTGCACGCCATCGGCCGGGCGGGTGGGCCACCGCAGGTCCCGCTCAACCTGCTCGGCGACTTCGGCGGCGGCTCGATGTACCTGGCGGTCGGAGTGCTCGCGGCCCTGCTGGAAGCGCGCGGCAGCGGGCGCGGCCAGGTCGTCGACGCATCCATTGTGGACGGCGCCGCGCACCTCGGTACGATGATCCACGGAATGCGCGCCGCGGGCGGCTGGAGCACCACTCGCGGTACGAACCTGCTGGACACCGGGGCCCCGTTCTACGACGTCTACGAAACCGCCGACGGCGAGCACATGGCCGTCGGCGCGCTGGAGCCGAAGTTCTACGCCGAACTGGTCCGACGGCTCGGCGCCGAGGACCTGCCCGACCGCGACGACCCCGCGAACTGGGCGGAGCTGCGCAGGCGGTTCGCCGAGATCTTCGCCCGGCGCACCCGCGCGGAGTGGACCGAGGTATTCGAAGGGTCCGACGCCTGCGTCGCGCCGGTGCTGTCGATGGCCGAGGCGCCGCGGCACCCGCACGTCGCCGCCCGCGGGACGCTCGTCGAGCGCGAGGGCGTGCTCCAGCCCGCACCGGCGCCCCGCTTCTCCCGGACCCCGAACCCGGCGCCCCGCGCGGTGCCCGCGGCCGGTGCGGACGCCGCGGCGGTCCTGGACCAGTGGCAGGTCGCCGGGGCCGCCGAACTGCTCGACTCAGGTGCGATCGCCCGAAAGGAAGCGTGA
- a CDS encoding YidH family protein — MAADGTGGRRRPRRLYEVGSEPDPRFTLANERTFLAWIRTSLALMAAGVGVEALNAVTHETGSPLRTVLAVLLLLGGVVCSATAFGRWVATERAMRAGEALPAPKLAPLLGFGLTAIGIMACVLLFATGI; from the coding sequence ATGGCAGCAGACGGCACCGGCGGCCGGCGCCGGCCGCGGCGGCTCTACGAGGTGGGCAGCGAGCCCGATCCCCGGTTCACCCTCGCCAACGAGCGCACCTTCCTGGCGTGGATCCGGACCTCGCTGGCGCTGATGGCCGCGGGCGTCGGCGTGGAGGCGCTCAACGCGGTCACCCACGAGACCGGAAGTCCACTGAGGACGGTCCTGGCCGTGCTCCTGCTGCTCGGTGGTGTGGTTTGCAGCGCAACGGCTTTCGGCCGCTGGGTCGCGACGGAGCGGGCGATGCGCGCGGGCGAGGCGCTGCCCGCGCCGAAACTGGCCCCGCTGCTCGGCTTCGGGCTCACCGCCATCGGCATCATGGCGTGCGTCCTGCTCTTCGCCACGGGGATCTGA
- the ald gene encoding alanine dehydrogenase: MKIAVPREIKNNEYRVAITPAGVHEFTSRGHEVFVEAQAGAGSSIPDEDYLAAGAKVLPTADEVWAEGQLVLKVKEPIAEEYPRLRRDQVLFTYLHLAASSELTEAMLASGVTGIAYETVQNGNGSLPLLAPMSEVAGRLAPQMGAYALMRPSGGRGVLPGGVPGVHPARVVVIGGGVAGLNAASVALGMGADVELLDTNVDKLREIDRDFRGQIRTVASNRYSVEQAVRAADLVIGAVLIPGAKAPKLVSNHLVSEMKPGSVLVDIAIDQGGCFADSRPTTHDDPTYRVHDSVFYCVANMPGAVPNTSTHALTNVTLPYALRIADNGWQNACRADQALALGVNTHDGKLVNRPVAEAHGLSSTSLDDVLA, translated from the coding sequence GTGAAGATCGCAGTTCCGCGCGAGATCAAGAACAACGAGTACCGGGTCGCGATCACGCCGGCCGGCGTGCACGAATTCACCAGCCGCGGCCACGAGGTCTTCGTCGAGGCGCAGGCGGGCGCCGGGTCGTCCATCCCCGACGAGGACTACCTCGCCGCGGGCGCGAAGGTCCTGCCGACCGCCGACGAGGTGTGGGCCGAGGGCCAGCTCGTCCTCAAGGTCAAGGAGCCCATCGCCGAGGAGTACCCGCGGCTGCGCCGCGACCAGGTGCTGTTCACCTACCTGCACCTGGCGGCTTCCTCGGAGCTGACCGAGGCCATGCTCGCCTCCGGCGTCACCGGCATCGCCTACGAGACCGTGCAGAACGGCAACGGCAGCCTGCCGCTGCTCGCGCCGATGAGCGAGGTCGCCGGGCGGCTGGCGCCGCAGATGGGCGCCTACGCGCTGATGCGCCCGAGCGGCGGCCGCGGCGTCCTGCCGGGCGGTGTGCCGGGCGTGCACCCGGCCCGCGTCGTGGTGATCGGCGGCGGTGTCGCCGGACTGAACGCGGCCAGCGTCGCGCTGGGCATGGGTGCCGACGTGGAGCTGCTCGACACCAACGTCGACAAGCTGCGCGAGATCGACCGCGACTTCCGCGGCCAGATCCGCACCGTGGCGTCGAACCGCTACTCGGTCGAGCAGGCCGTCCGCGCCGCCGACCTGGTGATCGGCGCGGTGCTGATCCCGGGCGCGAAGGCGCCGAAGCTGGTCTCCAACCACCTGGTGTCGGAGATGAAGCCGGGCAGCGTGCTGGTGGACATCGCCATCGACCAGGGCGGCTGCTTCGCCGACTCGCGTCCCACGACGCACGACGACCCGACCTACCGCGTGCACGACTCGGTCTTCTACTGCGTGGCGAACATGCCGGGCGCGGTCCCGAACACCTCGACCCACGCGCTGACCAACGTGACGCTGCCGTACGCGCTGCGCATCGCCGACAACGGGTGGCAGAACGCCTGCCGCGCGGACCAGGCGCTGGCGCTGGGCGTCAACACCCACGACGGCAAGCTGGTCAACCGACCGGTCGCCGAGGCCCACGGCCTGTCCTCCACCTCGCTGGACGACGTCCTGGCCTGA
- the gcvH gene encoding glycine cleavage system protein GcvH, whose translation MSLPANLRYTREHEWIEDRDDVVRIGITPYAAEALGDIVYVQLPAVGERIEAGETCGELESTKSVSDLYAPVTGEVVAINESVVDDPAQVNAEPFGAGWLLEVRATGTGEMLSAEQYAELTGE comes from the coding sequence ATGTCCCTTCCCGCGAACCTGCGCTACACCCGCGAGCACGAGTGGATCGAGGACCGCGACGACGTGGTCCGCATCGGTATCACCCCCTACGCCGCCGAGGCGCTCGGCGACATCGTCTACGTGCAGCTGCCCGCCGTCGGCGAGCGGATCGAGGCCGGCGAAACCTGCGGCGAGCTGGAGTCGACCAAGTCGGTCAGCGACCTCTACGCGCCGGTCACCGGCGAGGTCGTGGCGATCAACGAGTCCGTGGTGGACGATCCTGCCCAGGTCAACGCCGAGCCGTTCGGCGCGGGCTGGCTGCTGGAGGTGCGCGCCACCGGCACCGGCGAGATGCTCAGCGCCGAGCAGTACGCCGAACTGACCGGGGAGTAG